CATCACAGGCAAGAACATCGTGATTGAACCGGATGTTGCGGGCAAGGTGACCTTGAAAGTTGAGCAGGTTCCCTGGGACCAGATTCTGGACATGGTTTTGGCCATGAATGATCTGGGGAAGGAACAGGTCGGAAATGTCATTCGCATTGCCAAGAAGGGGAAGCTGAAGGATGAGTGGGCTCAAAAAGCTGAAGAAATCCGTGCCAAACAAGAGCTTCAAGAGGTCGCGAAAGACGTTGGAGAGATCGGCACGGTTTACTTTACAGTCAACTATGCACTGCCGCAGGATATTGCAGCCAAGTTATCGGAAAGCAAGAGCGAACGGGGTAAAGTCTCTATCGACGAACGAACCAGCCTGATCATCTATTCCGATTATCCTTCGCGCGTTGAAAACGCGAGGCATCTTCTGGCCCGCTTGGACAAACCAACACCTCAAGTGCTCATTGAAGCCAGGATTGTCACTCTTCGCACTCAGGCTTCCCTGGATCTGGGAATCGACTGGAGCCTGTCGACAGAGCATACGACTGTGGACCCCGGCCTTACTCAAAATTACCAAATCAATATTCCTTCAGCGGGTCCATCCTCTTTTGGGCTCGAGCTCGGCCAATTGATCGGAAAGACTTTTTTGCAAGTCAATGCGGCCATTTCGGCGCTGGAAACGTCCCAGGACCTTAAGGTCATCGCTGCACCCAAAGTGCTCACTCTCGACAATGTTGAAGCGGAGATTTCACAGGGAACTCAAATACCTTATCAGAACTTCAGTGGTGCCGATGTCAATGTGACCACTACCCAGTTCAAGGATGCGGTTGTGGAATTGAAGGTTACGCCCCACATTACGCCTGACCAGAAGATCAGGTTGAAAATTCAAGCCAAGCAGGATGAACCAGGTACGGAGTATAATGGGCAGGCATCCATCGATACACGCAAGATCACCACGGAACTGCTTGTAGATGATGGGAACGTCATCGTGATCGGTGGAGTCATGCGTGATAGGGTAGATACGAGTACGAATGCAACACCCGGTCTAAACAAGATCCCCCTGGTAGGAAGGCTTTTCAAGTCAGACAGTTCTAATACGGATAAGACTGAGTTGCTGATATTTATCAGTCCAAAGATAGTGGAGCCCCGGAAACGCGTTCAGGGGGCTTGATAAGAATGGCTGAGATGAGTATTTTTATACAAAAAACTTTTTATACAGTGAGTTTTTTGTGATAGTAGTCAGCATATGAGGATGGTGGAGAAAATGGCATTTGGGGGTTGAGCATCAATGCAGATCATGAGGTTGGATGGCAAGATGAAGTTTCCTATCAATATGTTATTGTTGGCTTTCTTTTTGTCCGCCTGTTCCATGCAAAATTCCGGATCCAAACTCGAATCCGCAAGAGTTGATAAAAACTGCAAACCTTCCGGAAATCTATCTCAACAAAATGAGTCCCATGAAAAGGGTGCTCTCAAGGTGGACTATCTTACCCCTTTGTGCAATATTTCGGCGCCGGAGGTTTTTGTATATAAAGAAAAACGTCGACTTTACGTTGTTCAATCCAATGTCCTTGTAAGAGATTATCCCGTGGGACTCGGATTTCATCCGCAAGGTGATAAAGAAAAAGAGGGTGATGGTCGGACCCCTGAAGGGGAATTTTGGATTTGTGTGAAGAATGCAGCGAGTCAGTTTGGAAAATCTCTTGGACTGAATTACCCGGACAAGAAACACGCTGAAAGAGCTTTTTTTGCAGGTATCATAAGCCCCGTTGAATTCAGGGATATCCTGCTGGCTTTTGAGAACAGGGATAAACCACCATGGAACACCGTCCTTGGTGGAGAGATCTTTATTCATTCAGGAGGGGCCCATAAAGATTGGACGAACGGCTGTGTAGCTCTTTATGATAGCGATATGGAAGAATTGTTCAAAATTGCCGCTGTGGGTACGCCCGTATCCATTCGGCCCTGAGCACTCCGGTTAGATCCTTGGCACATAGGGAGCCAAGATAAGTTTTTTGACCTATGTCGGCGGAAAATGCACCCATGTATGGATATGACATTCCAGGAGGTGATCTTCCGCCTTCTTGTTTTCGCCGCGTGACATTTTAACTATGCCGCAATCACCGACGGCACCTGGCATCAATTTCTTTTACTTTACATCGCCTGTTCCTGAGCGCAGCGAATAGCTTCCTCATCCTGCCATTCACGGTATACTTTCATTACATATTTTTTGGGAAAGGCGGCATGCCCCAGATACATTCGATTGGCTTCCAGGTATTCCTGTTTCATTTTTTCCAAGACCACCTTCATTTCAACGTCTGCAATAAAATTGCGAAATTTTTCCTGCCGAAATTCTATTTCTTTTCCTTTAGCTTTTCGAAAAGAGTTGAACGCACTGAGAGGGTCTTCAAAATCATTGAAGTACTCCTGTTTGATTTCAACGGTCATGGAAACCAGAAGCTGCACCTGGTATCTGCCGCCGGTAATGGGTTTTGAAAGATCGTAAAAATGTAAAATCAAACCATTCTCGAGTTCCACAGTCTCCATTAAACGCTTTTCCGATTGCATGAGATTCTCTTCCTTTTCCTTGATTTACACGTGTTATTTGTGGGGGAATTAGCTCAAAGATGTGCACAGATCAAGAATAAAAAGATAAGCCCTGTTGACTCGGAATGCGCAAAACGCTATTAACTCCCATGATCGGAACGGTCACAATGAAGAATGAAAAAAGGCAAAAACAATAGGGAAAGCGGGAAACGCTCTTGAAAAGAGATGTCAGCCTGAGCCATGAGCCTTTTTTCATATCAGGCAAAGGGGCTGAAATGC
This region of Desulforhabdus amnigena genomic DNA includes:
- a CDS encoding L,D-transpeptidase family protein; this encodes MDYLTPLCNISAPEVFVYKEKRRLYVVQSNVLVRDYPVGLGFHPQGDKEKEGDGRTPEGEFWICVKNAASQFGKSLGLNYPDKKHAERAFFAGIISPVEFRDILLAFENRDKPPWNTVLGGEIFIHSGGAHKDWTNGCVALYDSDMEELFKIAAVGTPVSIRP
- a CDS encoding type IV pilus secretin PilQ, encoding MGAPKATVSLLKVDVLDDVVTTMVRIGASSPLHDYRLEKLGEDEFSLDLADITDRINLPVLPDSSEKVMLRYSESRSPGGIQILGTHHRPLENYILDSIGNELILTLYFKNDDSPVLPSPVKASWKSAHDRSDSPELKTMNVSATKGPAVLGDSMKTSANRCAPSATDNISLPGTETSSLTEPQPSTKMFQKQYTGKPISLDLLDADVRNVLRLLSDITGKNIVIEPDVAGKVTLKVEQVPWDQILDMVLAMNDLGKEQVGNVIRIAKKGKLKDEWAQKAEEIRAKQELQEVAKDVGEIGTVYFTVNYALPQDIAAKLSESKSERGKVSIDERTSLIIYSDYPSRVENARHLLARLDKPTPQVLIEARIVTLRTQASLDLGIDWSLSTEHTTVDPGLTQNYQINIPSAGPSSFGLELGQLIGKTFLQVNAAISALETSQDLKVIAAPKVLTLDNVEAEISQGTQIPYQNFSGADVNVTTTQFKDAVVELKVTPHITPDQKIRLKIQAKQDEPGTEYNGQASIDTRKITTELLVDDGNVIVIGGVMRDRVDTSTNATPGLNKIPLVGRLFKSDSSNTDKTELLIFISPKIVEPRKRVQGA